The genomic stretch TCAAGACCAATGACTTTATCTTCCCAGGTATCGCGGGCCGTCAGAATCAAAATAGGCGTGTCGCGTTTTTGCTTGCGCCACTGGGCGAGCAGATCCAGCCCCGAGCCATCTGGCAAACCGATATCTAAGATAGCCAATTCATAATGCTCGGTTGCCATAAGCGACTTGGCCGCTTTCAATGAAGCGGCCAAATCCACCAGGTAACCGTTGTCTTTGAGACTCTCTGCTAAGCTTTCCGCTAGCAAATCATCATCTTCGAGTAGCAACAGTTTCATGGATATACGTCAGATTAGAGAGAAAAATTGCCGTACATGCCGGATTCGTAATGGCCGGGAATGTTACAGGCATACTCTAGCTCGTTAACATTATCAGGAACACGCCATAATAGAGACCCAATCTCACCAGGCGCAATGGTGACGCCTTCCATGCTCATATTGGCCATATCGTGACCATCGCCGTTTGACATATTGGACATATCGTGGCCTTCACCGTGTGCCATATTCGACATGTCATGGCCTCCGCCATTGGCCATGTTTAGCATCATCTGGCGATGTTCTTCTTGGGCTTCTTTGCTACCAATCACAAATTCGTGTTCTAGATTGCCGGTGTTAGTAATTTCAAATTTAACCACCTCCCCTGCCGCCATTTCTAGCGCTTCAGGGTCGAACCACATATCGCCAGCTTCAAGGCTGATCGTGCGGTCAACGTCAGCCTCGGTTAGGCCATTGTCACCACTGCCTTGGCCGGGCGAAGCCCATGCCGCACTCGTTATCAAGCTTAGTGAAAGGGCAAACAAAGGCGTTGTTAAGGAGATTTTGCGCATGGTCATTTACCTCAGAGGTTAGTGTCACTTGTTCTTTATACGGTGTTAACCTGAAACGAGCCTGAACCTAACGTAAAAATATGATCTGCTACCCAAAAGCATTGCTAACATGATGATGGATCCTGACCCCCTGATTAGAGTCAACGCTGCAGCAATGACTTTTCGTCTTTTTGGTGCAATTGCCTATGGCAGCCTCCGCCTAAACCTCAGAGTACGGCCCACAAGAAGGCGACGTTAATGGTCGATCTCTGGAATGGCTCAACAAGGTGGTTGACCTGTTAGTCACCCATTCGGTGATGACACTCTTGTCAGCACCGCCGTGATCAACAAGATAACCGCGACCAGCACCATCTCCAGTGCAATACTTCTCTGTAACCGTCTTGGGGCTGTTGCGTCGCCGTTCTCAAAGGCCGGAACAAGCCGCCACTTGTTCGCGGCAGCAAATAACAGTAGCACCGCCACAATCAATACCTTGCCAATCAAGAACTGTCCATATGCCGTGGTGAGCAGTGGCGTGAGACCGCCTGCTAGTAGCGTGGCCAACGTGACGCCCGCCAGTACCAACAAGCCGACTCCGCTTATAGCGAGTTTCCCGAAACGGGTCAGAATGTGGGCGGTATTGTCCTGGTTGTGACCCCGTCCCACTAAATGGAACAGCGGCCACAGCGAGGCCACCCAGAATGCTGCCGCCATCAGGTGAACGATCAGCAAGCCAGCTAGAACGAGGCGTGGGGTGTTTACTGTATGCCCCACCTGCACGAAAGCCAGCATCACCAGTAACACGCCTACTAGGCTCAAGCTGTTGGCTGATTTCGAGAGCGCTAAGTTATTAAGCCGAATCGCCTGGACCAGCAGCAAGCCAGTTACCGCCAGTATTAGTCGGACCCCGGGCGCACCCTCGAACACGATTCCGAGCAGCATTGGGTTGGTTGCAGCAGCGATATTGCCGCCCCCAAGGTAACCAGCTTCTAAAGGCCACTGGAACAGAATCAGAATGACCCCCGCCCAGGCAGCAAAGATGCCCATGCGGGCGACGCGCCTCCGGTCGTGATCAGGGAGTCGGGGAAACGCTAGACGAAACAACACGGCCCCCGTCGCGACTAGGGCACTAAGGTAAATCCCGGCCGCCACGAGAATCATCGCGACGGTCCAGACATCAAGGCTATTTACTGAGGGCCACCAGACCACGGGTCAAGGCTCGACCGAGAAGTTAAAACCGTCAGACATCATGTGCCCGTCATCCGATAGGCCACGCCAGCGCACCTGGTAATCCCCAGCCGAAAGAATGTCACTGGGCTTTACGAAGTAGCGATCGACCTGTTCACTGCCTGGCTGACCATCAAGAGGAACGGGGCCGTCCGGGCCTGCCACTTCAAACTGGGTGATGCGCATCATGCCGCCAAACTCGATGCCAATCTCTGCTGGGGAATCCTGAATGGTGACGCCATCCTTAGGCGAAGTGCTTGCGCCCCCTTCATGGGCCAACACTGGGCTTGCGAGCGACAGCAACAGCGTTGCTAAGGTAGCGTGAATAATAGGGAGCGAAGTCGTTTTCTTTTGCATACCGTTTCCTTATATTTTTTTAGGCTTGAATGGTTCGTCGCGGAGGCTTCAAATCTGATTCGGTTGAGCCTTCAGACATCGTTCATTTGCCCTATTTGACGAACAAGGCACATGGCATCTTGCTCTTAAAGAACCAAGAGAGCATTCATGGATTCTTTGGCTGCTGGGTTTTCGCTTATTGGGTGAAGATGTATTTGAGCAGCATTTGTACGCGCTCTTCTTCATGGAACTGAGTCGGTGTTATAGCGTGCCAACCTGAAACAGAGCTGAAAATGGCGGAAAAAATGATCTGAAAAGGAGTCTCCAGTAAAGCCGGAGCGGTTCAGTATTGGCAAAGCATCATGAAAGTCCGCCCGCCATCTATTAGGTAGTGTTGCACTCAGAGACTGCACCCACCTTGCGGTTTATTACTTTTTGTACCAAGTTTTAGACAGCATATTCAGTCTACATTCAAGATTGTTATCTACGCTCGTACATATGTGCAGGTCAAATCTACTACTTTGTAATTTACGGCAAGGATCTGCTGGCTAATGACGCGAGGGATTCGCATGGAACTGTTGACTCTGCTTATTGTTTTATTACTGAGCTTAGGCGCCGGCCTGCTAGTGCAGTGGCTGCCTATGCGCCACCAGCCGATAGCCACCTACCCGCAGCGCGCGCCTTTTCTAGGCGGTGGTACGCCAGATAGCCACGCCTGGAGCCGCTATCACGTCCGCTATTATCCCATGACGCTGCTGCTGATCGCCTTCGAAATGGAGATGATGTTCATGTATCCATGGGCGGTTGTCTTCGTAGAGAAGGGCATGATGGCAGTAATGGAGATGGGCATGTTCCTGGCCATCCTGTCGGTTGGCATTGTTTACGCCTGGCGTGAGGGGGTATTCAAGTGGCAGTGAACTGGCTACGGAAACTCGCTTCGCATAAGCGGGCTCCCGTATTTCCTGTGCTGGGCAAGCAGGGCGATAAAGCGCTGCGGTACCTCGCGCTATCGCCGGAAATCGAACTGGTCGATTCGCCACGCCACGCCAGTGTGTTGCTGATTGCGGGGGAGGTTCCGGCTGATAGATTAGAGCCTCTACGTCGTGTTCACGATCAGTTGCCTGATCCTTTCACTACGCTGTGGTTTCGTAACGAACCGTGGCCTCATCTTGAAAACGTGGATCGGATCGATGATCTCACCGATTTACCTGCGGCTCTAACCAAAGCACATCGTGAACTGATGACAGGCCAGCGTGACAGTGGATGCCGCATCTTGTCGGATAGACCGCCCAATCCTTGGAAAGGTGAAGGAGACTTCGGCCAAGGTGGCGAAGGCATGATGGGTGGAGTGCCCTACGGGCGGCCCATGGCCATGAATATGCAGGACGATATCAGCGATGGTTTGACGCTGGATTCGCTGACTTTTCGGCTCGGGCCGTTCTTCATGGCATTTCCGCCCGGCATGGCAGCGGAGGTTACGTTGCAGGGGGATCTGGTTCAGTCATGGGAAACGCAGTTGGAGCCGTATCCGCAACGCCTCGACGCGGTGTTTTTCAACGCTCGGAAGCACCCCGTCCCCATCGCCGAGATTGAGCTCGCACGGGCCCGTCATCATCTGCAGCGCCTGTACCATGTGCTGCATCTTGCTGGGCTGGAAGCACTCAGCCTAAGTTCCTTGCGCCTGGCATACGGTTTGTCGACATCAAGCACGCTAGATGGGCTACGTCGACGCCTGGTTCGCAGTGGCTTCTTTCATCTGGCTGCTGTAGGCGGTGGTGTGCTCAATACAGAGCAGGCCCGACAGTTTGGCGGGCCTGCCGCTCGTGCTGCCGGGCTGGCTGATGATTTGCGTTCACACGATGCCGGTTATCGCCGTCTAGGGTTTTCCCCCGTATGCCAGGACGGAGGAGGAGTCTCGGCCCGTTGGAAGCAAATCTTGGACGAAGTCGAACAATCCTTAATGTTGGCACGCCAGGCCGAACGGGATGAGGTGTACACGAACGATGTGGATTGCATCGAGACGCCACGGGGGCCGTGGGACGAACAGCCTCCCGAAGATGCTAGCGCGATTCTTGACGAGGTCTTACCAGGCCTGGAGTGGGGCGATGCACTGGCTACTATTGCTAGTCTGGATATAGCGGCGGTAGCCGATGGAGGGGGCGGAACACAGTCGCCTGGTGAGTCACGGGCAGTGCCGGGAGGTTCGGGTAATGTTGTTAAGTGAGCTGATCCTGCCAGTACTGATGGTGATGTTCATGCTGACTGTCGGCGCCTACGTCGTAGCGGTGCTTGATCGGCTTATTGCCGGTGCATTCGGCGCCCCTCAGGCAGGCCGTGTCTGGCTTGCTCCCATGGCCCGGGGGGCTTGGCTGATGACCCAACACGCCAATGCCACCGAAGCACCGGACTGGCAGGCCTGGCGGCTGGCGCCGGCACTGTATTTGGCGTTGGCTGCTATCGGACTGGCCGTGGTGCCGTGGTCGGAGTCGCTGGTCGCCACTGACTTGGTCACCAGCGTGGTGCTGTGGGGCAGCGTGGAAGCATTAGCGACAGTGGTTATCTTCTTGCATGGCTGGTCGGCAAACGCGCTGCTGGCACTCATCGGCGGCTACCGTTATGTGGCGCTAGGGCTCTCTTACATCCTGATCAGCATGTTTGTGCTAATTGGCGTGGCATTGCCGGCCGAATCGCTACAGTTCACCCAAGTGGTCGCCTCGCAAGAAGCGCTGTGGAATGTCATACGCCAACCGCTGGGGTTGCCATTGTTTCTGATTGTCGGCCTAGGCATGACCTTCTGGGGCCCGCTCAACCTTGCTGATTCGAAGGACCTGGCTGGAGGAACGGCTTCTGAGATCTCTGGGCCACCTCGGCTGGTCTGGGATGTGGCTCGGGCGGCCATGTTGGTTGCTTTCAGTGGTGTGGCAGCAAGTGCTTTTTTAGGTGGCTGGATGGGACCTTGGCTACCCGGTCCGTTATGGGTGGCCATCAAGATGCTGGCAGTGCTACTCGTGTTGCTATTGCTTGGACGGGTACTGCCGCGTATTGCCCCTGAGCGCTGCGTCACCTTGATGTGGGTGGTGCTGTTACCACTGTCGTTTATCGACCTGGTGTGGGCTGGCATAGGGGCGCTGCTATGAATCACGGCATTGGCATTGATATCACGTTTCTGTCATTGGCCACGCTCGCGGTGGTCACCGGATGGCGAGTGTTTCGTACCGATTCCATGGTACGCGCCTCCTTTTTCCTGCTGGTGTCGTTCATCGCCGTAGGCGTGATCATGATTCTGCTGGCAGCGGAATACCTGGGCGTGGCGATGTTCTTCATGATGGCTGTGGAGATGACGGTCATGGCGCTGTTCATGGTCATGTTCATGATGAATCCTGCCGGCCTTAACCCGATGAATATGGTTCACCAGGAGCGTATCTCTATCGGGGCGGGGATTGTCGGCTTCCTGGTATTGGGCGCCATGGCGCTATTGGCTGCCTTTCCTGACCAGCCAGTCTCGGCAGACCTTGAGCCAGTTAGATCCCTAGGTAATGAGATGCTTGGTGACTCGATGCTGATCTTCGAGTCGGCGGGCATCGTGCTTTTAACCACCATGATCGGCGTGGTGGTGTTGTCGAGTCATCGGGGCCGCTATGGGGCGGCTGCAGTGGGCTCGCTACCGCCGGGGCTGGAGCCGGGTGGCGATCCGGCGGGTAAGCCCGAGGAAAAGGACGAAGACGAAGAGGGTGGCGGACATCACCACCACTGACAAGGACAGCAAAGCAGGGAGGCTTGCATGACACTAACCACACTTTTGCTATTGGCAGCGGCACTGATTGGTATCGGGATCTATGGTGCGCTTTCCCAGCAATCGTTCGTGATGCTGATGATGGGACTAGAACTGATCCTCAATGGCGTCATGCTCGCCGCGGTGGCGTTCTGGGCCTTTAGCGGGGCTGGGGCGCCAGAAGGGCAACTGCTAACGATCATTGTTATGGCGGTGATGGCCATTGAGATGGCCATGGGATTTGCCTTGGTAGTAGCCGTCTTCCGCGGTAAGCAGGCCGACATGACCGAGTCACTGACCGGGTTGAAGCACTGATGTTGTGGTTTGTTCCTCTTTTCCCAATGCTTGCCGCCCCCGGGATGTATTGGCTTGGCAAGCGCTTGTCCGCTAGGGATAGTGGTCGAGCCGTGTTGGGCCTGATGGGGGCGGCAGTCGCTGTCGTTACCCTGCTGCTCGCGAGTGTGGCGCTCATGGGGGACTGGGGTGGTGCCTATCGCTGGAGCTCACGGATCGTCCTGTCGGTTGGGATGACACCAGCGAGCGCTGTATTTGCCATCGTCGTGCCACTGATCGCTACACTGATCATAGCCTATAGCGCCTACCATGAGTCTGAGCCCCTCAGTGAGGGCGTGCCAACGCGTCCACCCGTCAGGTTGGTCGCTCTGCTGACGGCATTTGTCGGGGCGATGGAGCTTCTCGTGCTGGCTGAGGATCTGGTAACCCTGCTGATCGCCTGGGAGCTGGTCGGGGCCTGTTCATGGGCACTGATTGCCCACGAGTGGCAAGAGGCCGACAACCTGCGGGATGCCGCCTGGGCGTTCCTGGTCACTCGCTTCGGGGATCTGGGGCTGTACATTGCAGCGGCGGCAGCGTTTGCCGGCACTGGCTCGTTTGCCTTTGCTGACCTGTCCCAACTCGATGGGTGGCTACTGGATGTGTTTGTTGCCGGCGCCGTGTTGGCTGCAGCGGCCAAGTCCGCCCAGATTCCCTTCTCGCCATGGTTGTTTGCCGCCATGTCCGGGCCAACACCGGTGTCGGCATTGCTCCACGCGGCGACCATGGTCGCCGCAGGTATCTATCTGGTGATTCGGCTGCATGCGGAGATGGCTGCCGTTGCCTGGTTTGGGCCGGTTGCCATCACGTTAGGCTTGGCCACCGCCCTGGCAGGGGGCGTCGTGGCCTATCTGCAAAGGCATGCCAAGAAGCTGCTGGCCGCCTCGACATCCGCTCAGTATGGCTTGATGTGGTTAGCGGTTGGGGCAGGCTTTCCCGGTGTCGCCCTGGTGCACTTCGTCACACACGCCTTCACGAAAGCGGCTTTGTTCCTAGCTGCCGGCATTGCCGAACGTCATGCCGGCAGCTACTCGCTAAATACGATGCGCCTTGGGCGACTGCTTCCGGGGATTGCAGTGGCGACCATGGTCGCCAGTCTGGCGCTGGCAGGGGTTATCCCGCTGGGGGCATCCTGGAGCAAGGAGGAGATCATCACTGCTGCTGGTCATCAGGCGTCCTGGCTGGCCGTGATCGCCGCCATCGCTGGTGGGCTCAGCGCGTTGTATGCAACACGCTTTCAGTTGCTCGCATTTGGACAAGGTCTGCATGGCCCCACGAAAACGGCCCCATCACAGCCAGGGCACTCCTCGGTTGAGGCCGGCTCGCTCTACCTGCTTTCGGCAGGCACGCTAGTGCTATCTCTGCTCTGGTGGCCCGGTGTGGGAAACGATCTTGCTAACCTGCTATCGATCCAGCTTCCCCAAACCAAACTGTGGGAACTGATCCTGTCGCTACTGCTGGTGACGCTAGGCATTGGCGCTGGGTTTTGGGCGGTGCGCTGTGAGGGGTCGAATCAGAGCCGACAGAGCGAGACGCATGCTGCTATGGCGAACTGGTTTGGCCTACCAGCTCTGGCAGAGCGGGGGATTGCTACCTTCATGAGGTTCAGCCATGGCTTGGCACGTT from Halomonas meridiana encodes the following:
- a CDS encoding plastocyanin/azurin family copper-binding protein; translated protein: MRKISLTTPLFALSLSLITSAAWASPGQGSGDNGLTEADVDRTISLEAGDMWFDPEALEMAAGEVVKFEITNTGNLEHEFVIGSKEAQEEHRQMMLNMANGGGHDMSNMAHGEGHDMSNMSNGDGHDMANMSMEGVTIAPGEIGSLLWRVPDNVNELEYACNIPGHYESGMYGNFSL
- a CDS encoding copper resistance D family protein, producing MGIFAAWAGVILILFQWPLEAGYLGGGNIAAATNPMLLGIVFEGAPGVRLILAVTGLLLVQAIRLNNLALSKSANSLSLVGVLLVMLAFVQVGHTVNTPRLVLAGLLIVHLMAAAFWVASLWPLFHLVGRGHNQDNTAHILTRFGKLAISGVGLLVLAGVTLATLLAGGLTPLLTTAYGQFLIGKVLIVAVLLLFAAANKWRLVPAFENGDATAPRRLQRSIALEMVLVAVILLITAVLTRVSSPNG
- a CDS encoding copper resistance CopC family protein, whose product is MQKKTTSLPIIHATLATLLLSLASPVLAHEGGASTSPKDGVTIQDSPAEIGIEFGGMMRITQFEVAGPDGPVPLDGQPGSEQVDRYFVKPSDILSAGDYQVRWRGLSDDGHMMSDGFNFSVEP
- a CDS encoding NADH-quinone oxidoreductase subunit A, whose product is MELLTLLIVLLLSLGAGLLVQWLPMRHQPIATYPQRAPFLGGGTPDSHAWSRYHVRYYPMTLLLIAFEMEMMFMYPWAVVFVEKGMMAVMEMGMFLAILSVGIVYAWREGVFKWQ
- a CDS encoding NADH-quinone oxidoreductase subunit H, with translation MLLSELILPVLMVMFMLTVGAYVVAVLDRLIAGAFGAPQAGRVWLAPMARGAWLMTQHANATEAPDWQAWRLAPALYLALAAIGLAVVPWSESLVATDLVTSVVLWGSVEALATVVIFLHGWSANALLALIGGYRYVALGLSYILISMFVLIGVALPAESLQFTQVVASQEALWNVIRQPLGLPLFLIVGLGMTFWGPLNLADSKDLAGGTASEISGPPRLVWDVARAAMLVAFSGVAASAFLGGWMGPWLPGPLWVAIKMLAVLLVLLLLGRVLPRIAPERCVTLMWVVLLPLSFIDLVWAGIGALL
- a CDS encoding NADH-quinone oxidoreductase subunit J encodes the protein MNHGIGIDITFLSLATLAVVTGWRVFRTDSMVRASFFLLVSFIAVGVIMILLAAEYLGVAMFFMMAVEMTVMALFMVMFMMNPAGLNPMNMVHQERISIGAGIVGFLVLGAMALLAAFPDQPVSADLEPVRSLGNEMLGDSMLIFESAGIVLLTTMIGVVVLSSHRGRYGAAAVGSLPPGLEPGGDPAGKPEEKDEDEEGGGHHHH
- the nuoK gene encoding NADH-quinone oxidoreductase subunit NuoK, with the translated sequence MTLTTLLLLAAALIGIGIYGALSQQSFVMLMMGLELILNGVMLAAVAFWAFSGAGAPEGQLLTIIVMAVMAIEMAMGFALVVAVFRGKQADMTESLTGLKH
- a CDS encoding NADH-quinone oxidoreductase subunit L, with the translated sequence MSARDSGRAVLGLMGAAVAVVTLLLASVALMGDWGGAYRWSSRIVLSVGMTPASAVFAIVVPLIATLIIAYSAYHESEPLSEGVPTRPPVRLVALLTAFVGAMELLVLAEDLVTLLIAWELVGACSWALIAHEWQEADNLRDAAWAFLVTRFGDLGLYIAAAAAFAGTGSFAFADLSQLDGWLLDVFVAGAVLAAAAKSAQIPFSPWLFAAMSGPTPVSALLHAATMVAAGIYLVIRLHAEMAAVAWFGPVAITLGLATALAGGVVAYLQRHAKKLLAASTSAQYGLMWLAVGAGFPGVALVHFVTHAFTKAALFLAAGIAERHAGSYSLNTMRLGRLLPGIAVATMVASLALAGVIPLGASWSKEEIITAAGHQASWLAVIAAIAGGLSALYATRFQLLAFGQGLHGPTKTAPSQPGHSSVEAGSLYLLSAGTLVLSLLWWPGVGNDLANLLSIQLPQTKLWELILSLLLVTLGIGAGFWAVRCEGSNQSRQSETHAAMANWFGLPALAERGIATFMRFSHGLARFDDRVVDTGLRGRGVSAAISFSHGLARFDDRAVDAGIRTSARFGVWLAKVSDRRGEGAFDGATSLLARGIDWAGQVARQVHTGQTHHYYTGIAAGFAVIFIILGIGALL